TGCCCGCGCGGCGGCTTTAATGCATAAAAACGAGCCTTTCAAGTTAACATTCATCACCGAATCCCAGGCTTTCTCATCCAAACGAACAAGCAGATTATCGCGGGTAATCCCGGCATTATTGACAAGAATATCGATTCCGCCAAATGAGTCTGCTGCCGTTTTAAAAAGCCTGTTTACATCCTCAGGGTTTGAAATATCGCCGGCAACTGAAACGGCATTGATGCCCTGCTCTTTTAATTTGCTCGCCGCTTCATTTGCTTCCTGCTCCAAAATATCAGACACTATAATGTTTGCGCCGAGTTGTCCGATTCTTTCGGCTATAGCAAGCCCTATGCCTCTTGCCGAACCGGTAATCAAAGCGGTTTTGCCCGAAATTCCCTCAAAGCCTGTTAAATTACTCAACTTTTACTCCAGTAATATTTTCAAGATGCTTTATGCTATCAACGCCAATCCCTGTATATTGTTTCCCTTTTGATGATCTTTTTAGCAGCCCTAACAGAACTTTACCGGGACCAATCTCATAGAAATCTTCAACCCCCATATCATACATCTTCTCGATAGTAGGGTGCCATAATACCGGCGATGTTATTTGCTCGCACAGCAGTTGTTTCATTGTAGCGGGGTCATCTACAGGTTGGGCAGAAACATTAGCGATAACCGGGAAAGCAAACTTATTAAACTTAAGCGTTTCGATGAAATCGGTCATCTCGTCCTTTGCATGCTTCATCAAAGGCGAATGGTAAGCGCCGCCGACAGCCAGCATAATAGTCTTTTTAGCGCCGTTTTCTTTTAATCTGCCGCAAGCAGTCTCAACTGCCTTTTTTACGCCTGAAATAGCTGTCTGGGCGGGCGAATTGAAATTTGCCGGCACAACATCATCAATATCTTTTATTACTTCATTAACCTGATCTAATGTTAAGCCAATAATCGCCGCCATTGTGCCGGGGTTGTCATCACAGCATTTCTGCATCAAACGGGAACGCAAACCCACGGCTTTCAGCCCCTCCTCGAAAGAAAATACGCCGGCGGAAACCAAAGCCGAATATTCCCCAAGACTATGACCAGCGGCAATATCAGGTTTTATACCAGCCTTTTTCAGCAAAACGTCAATTATAACAGAATGCGTAAAAATTGCCGGTTGAGTATATTCTGTACGCACTAATTTTTCATCAGGCCCGTTAAAGCAGGCATTTTTGAGGTCGAGCTGAAGTATATCATCCGCTTTATCGAAATATTCTTGAGCTATAGGGAAATTATTGTATAAATCACTGCCCATTCCGACATACTGCGATGCCTGTCCGGGAAATAAAAACGATTTCATTTAAAGCTCCACAATAATCAATTCCCAAGTAAAGCTAATTTTGAAAAATATTGTCAATATTTCATCCTCAGAGTTATTAAATCGTATCTTTCATGATACTGTTTTTGGAATATCAGTATTAGTCTTATCTTTATTAAGATTATTAGCATTTAATTTTTCTTGAATAACATTATTAACATCTTTGCGCACTATATCCACTGCTACCAAGATAGCATTTTTTATCGCCTTGGGAGATGAATTGCCGTGGCCGATAATGCAAACGCCGTTTATTCCCAGAAGTACCGCCCCGCCATGGTCTGCCGAATCCAATGACTGCTTGAAGCTTCTGAAAGCGCCTTTCATTAAAAGCGCACCCAAAGCAGCAATCGGATTGCCGTGAATCTTCTGCTTGATTCGATTGCTCATGAAACTGCTGGTAGATTCGGCGAATTTCAGCACAACATTGCCGACAAAACCATCGCACACAACAACATCGGCGGTGCCTTTAAGGATATCGCGTCCCTCGACATTGCCGCAAAAATTCAAGCCTGAATTATCAAGCATTTTATGTGAAGCAATAGTCAATTCATTTCCTTTAGACTGTTCCTCTCCAATTGAAAGCAAACCGACTTTGGGGTTTTTTACTTTTAAAATGAATCTTGAATATAAACTGCCCATTATTCCAAACTGGTAAAGATGATGAGCCTTACAGTCCGAATTAGCGCCTACATCAAGGACTAAGACCACACCTTCCTCACTGGGGAATAAAGCTGCAATTGCCGGCCGGCTTACGCCCTTTAAACGTCCTAATGTAAACAGTGAGGCTGTCATCACTGCGCCGGTATTACCGGCAGAAACGAAAGCATCGACTTTACCTTCTTTTTGAAGAGTTAAGCCTACATTTATAGACGATTTCTTTTTATGTCTGACCGCATCAATCGGACTGTCGCTCATGTCGATAATCTCAGGGGCATCAACAATTTCAATTGGTAGTTTTTCGGATTTTAAGCTTTCGAGTTCGCGTTGAATCCTTTCGGCATTGCCAACCAATATCAAATGCACATGCGGCTGCAGCACACGATAACACATCACCACGCCAGCTACAATTGAAAAAGGGGCGTTGTCACCGCCCATGGCATCGATAGCTATCCTGATTTTAGAATCAGCTTTACCCATTTATCTATTCTTGAGTAACGGCAATAACTTCGCGGCCATTGTACCAGCCGCAGCTTGGGCAAATCTGGTGCGGCAGTTTTTTCTCATGGCAATGAGGACACTCCATTACATTAGGCGCAGTTAAAACCCAATTGGTTCGTCTTTTGGCGCCGCGCGCTTTTGAATGTCGTCTTTTTGGAAGGGGCATTTTATCTCCTTACAGTTAATAATTTCTATTCGAATTGATCGTCATAAAGATTCTTTAAAGTTTCCCATCGTTCATCTGTTTTGTCGGGCATGCAATTGCATTCTTCCTCATTTAGATTAATGCCGCACATGGGACACAAACCTTTGCAGTCCTCACTGCATAATGGTTTCATTGATATTTGTAAAACTATTGAATCACGCACTCTATCAGAAATATCAATAAAAGTCTGGGTTTTCGGAATCATCTCAAATTCATCATTATCCTCATCCGAATTCATTATCGGTGAATCTGTCATTTGAACTACAAATTGCAGTCTTTCCCGTACCGGGAGATCGAATATTTCAAGACATCGGCTGCATTCCACTTCAACATCAGTATGCACTTCTCCCTGACAGATTAACTCATCGCCGGAGAGAACAATGCTCAAGTCAACTTCTATCGGCATGGGGAACTTAACGCCTGTAACCGATATATCCATTTCCTCTGCCGATTCAGAGAAATGAAAATCATTTCCCTCGGGCGTAATTTCTCTAATTTCAATCTTCATCAGCATCGAAATAACTACAACTTCAAAGGCATG
The DNA window shown above is from Candidatus Zixiibacteriota bacterium and carries:
- the rpmF gene encoding 50S ribosomal protein L32, with protein sequence MPLPKRRHSKARGAKRRTNWVLTAPNVMECPHCHEKKLPHQICPSCGWYNGREVIAVTQE
- a CDS encoding DUF177 domain-containing protein, whose amino-acid sequence is MKIEIREITPEGNDFHFSESAEEMDISVTGVKFPMPIEVDLSIVLSGDELICQGEVHTDVEVECSRCLEIFDLPVRERLQFVVQMTDSPIMNSDEDNDEFEMIPKTQTFIDISDRVRDSIVLQISMKPLCSEDCKGLCPMCGINLNEEECNCMPDKTDERWETLKNLYDDQFE
- the fabD gene encoding ACP S-malonyltransferase, with translation MKSFLFPGQASQYVGMGSDLYNNFPIAQEYFDKADDILQLDLKNACFNGPDEKLVRTEYTQPAIFTHSVIIDVLLKKAGIKPDIAAGHSLGEYSALVSAGVFSFEEGLKAVGLRSRLMQKCCDDNPGTMAAIIGLTLDQVNEVIKDIDDVVPANFNSPAQTAISGVKKAVETACGRLKENGAKKTIMLAVGGAYHSPLMKHAKDEMTDFIETLKFNKFAFPVIANVSAQPVDDPATMKQLLCEQITSPVLWHPTIEKMYDMGVEDFYEIGPGKVLLGLLKRSSKGKQYTGIGVDSIKHLENITGVKVE
- the plsX gene encoding phosphate acyltransferase PlsX, whose protein sequence is MRIAIDAMGGDNAPFSIVAGVVMCYRVLQPHVHLILVGNAERIQRELESLKSEKLPIEIVDAPEIIDMSDSPIDAVRHKKKSSINVGLTLQKEGKVDAFVSAGNTGAVMTASLFTLGRLKGVSRPAIAALFPSEEGVVLVLDVGANSDCKAHHLYQFGIMGSLYSRFILKVKNPKVGLLSIGEEQSKGNELTIASHKMLDNSGLNFCGNVEGRDILKGTADVVVCDGFVGNVVLKFAESTSSFMSNRIKQKIHGNPIAALGALLMKGAFRSFKQSLDSADHGGAVLLGINGVCIIGHGNSSPKAIKNAILVAVDIVRKDVNNVIQEKLNANNLNKDKTNTDIPKTVS
- the fabG gene encoding 3-oxoacyl-[acyl-carrier-protein] reductase; protein product: MSGKTALITGSARGIGLAIAERIGQLGANIIVSDILEQEANEAASKLKEQGINAVSVAGDISNPEDVNRLFKTAADSFGGIDILVNNAGITRDNLLVRLDEKAWDSVMNVNLKGSFLCIKAAARAMMKKRYGRIVNISSIVGLIGNAGQANYAASKAGLIALTKSAAKELGARGITVNAIAPGYIQTEMTENLSQDVKDAFLNVIPLKKPGVPKDIASLVLFLISDAASYITGQVINVDGGMVM